In one Thunnus maccoyii chromosome 12, fThuMac1.1, whole genome shotgun sequence genomic region, the following are encoded:
- the LOC121908388 gene encoding uncharacterized protein LOC121908388, translating to MESLIQSAYKSVSSVLTSSKSDVRLACAVKEKSTQIQKGPLSVYVIPLKEEQINIPGCKRFSFGKESTKHNRTIMVLGATGAGKSTLINGMINYILGVTWDDSFRFKLVDEGQSKSQAHSQTSEVTAYKINHQEGFKIDHSLTIVDTPGFGDTRGIERDRMITEQLRNLFSAELGVSEIDAICFVAQASLARLTPSQKYVFDSVLSIFGKDVAENIRVLVTFADGQRPPVLEAINASGVPCPKTKGGLPIHFKFNNSALFADNKSSAANSNDDDDEEGGFDQMFWDMGARSMKRFFAALNDIETKSLTMTKEVLRERKQLEISVENLQKQVKVGLAKLEEIKETTEKLKEHEAEISRNENFEIEVTFKKPVQEDISGSGNYITNCQQCHYTCHYPCAIPSDADKRGCGAMGPDGNCIQCPGKCYWKEHFNQRYRWEYKDVTEKQTLKELKEKYLKAAEAEMSVQAVIDKLKAEYDHVQVEVVTLMERSGKCLNRLKEIALRPNPLSTPEYIDMLIEGEKSEAKLGWNQRVQSLMAMREKAECLAKVERGEKPL from the coding sequence ATGGAATCTCTCATTCAATCAGCTTATAAGTCAGTTTCATCAGTCTTAACATCATCAAAATCAGATGTTCGGCTCGCTTGTGCCGTTAAAGAAAAGAGCACACAGATACAGAAAGGGCCTCTCTCTGTTTATGTAATTCCCCTTAAAGAGGAACAGATCAACATTCCTGGGTGCAAGCGTTTCAGTTTTGGGAAAGAGTCCACTAAACATAATCGTACCATAATGGTTCTTGGAGCAACTGGGGCTGGGAAGTCAACTCTGATCAATGGAATGATCAATTACATTTTAGGTGTCACATGGGATGATTCATTTCGGTTTAAGTTAGTTGATGAGGGTCAGTCCAAATCACAAGCTCACAGTCAGACTTCTGAGGTCACAGCGTACAAAATCAACCACCAAGAAGGCTTTAAAATCGATCACTCTCTGACTATTGTGGACACTCCAGGCTTTGGAGATACAAGAGGCATAGAAAGAGACAGAATGATCACAGAGCAGCTACGTAATCTCTTCTCTGCTGAGCTTGGTGTCAGTGAAATTGATGCCATCTGTTTTGTAGCTCAAGCTTCATTAGCACGACTCACACCATCACAGAAGTATGTGTTTGATTCTGTGCTTTCAATCTTTGGGAAAGATGTGGCAGAAAACATCAGGGTTCTGGTGACATTCGCAGACGGCCAACGTCCACCAGTTCTAGAGGCAATCAATGCTTCAGGTGTCCCATGTCCTAAAACAAAAGGAGGGCTGCCAATTCACTTCAAATTCAATAACTCTGCCTTATTTGCAGACAACAAATCATCTGCAGCAAACAGCAATGATGACGATGACGAAGAAGGAGGCTTTGATCAGATGTTTTGGGACATGGGAGCAAGAAGTATGAAGAGGTTTTTTGCTGCTTTGAATGACATAGAAACCAAAAGCTTGACAATGACGAAGGAGGTCctcagagaaagaaagcagcTTGAGATTTCAGTTGAAAATTTACAGAAGCAGGTTAAAGTTGGGTTAGCCAAGCTTGAAGAGATAAAAGAGACgactgaaaaactgaaagagcATGAGGCAGAGATCAGCAGAAATGAGAATTTTGAGATTGAAGTCACCTTCAAAAAGCCTGTTCAAGAAGATATTTCTGGTTCTGGAAATTACATCACCAATTGTCAGCAGTGTCACTATACCTGCCACTATCCTTGTGCCATTCCAAGTGATGCAGATAAAAGAGGCTGTGGTGCAATGGGACCAGATGGAAACTGTATTCAGTGCCCCGGCAAATGTTACTGGAAAGAACATTTTAATCAGAGGTACAGATGGGAGTATAAGGAtgttacagaaaaacaaacactgaaagagcTGAAAGAAAAGTACCTAAAAGCTGCAGAGGCTGAGATGTCTGTTCAGGCTGTGATTGATAAACTGAAGGCTGAATATGATCATgtgcaggtggaggtggtgacATTGATGGAGAGGTCTGGAAAGTGTTTAAACAGACTCAAAGAGATAGCACTGAGGCCAAATCCTCTCTCCACTCCAGAGTACATTGACATGCTTATTGAGGGAGAGAAATCTGAGGCCAAGTTAGGATGGAATCAACGAGTTCAGTCCCTGATGGCCATGAGAGAAAAAGCAGAGTGCCTGGCTAAagtagagagaggagagaaacccCTCTAG